A DNA window from Caretta caretta isolate rCarCar2 chromosome 7, rCarCar1.hap1, whole genome shotgun sequence contains the following coding sequences:
- the ADIRF gene encoding adipogenesis regulatory factor, whose translation MSGKGFQDFKQHAEGEIQDAANALGKSAQQVVNQATDAGQKAIDQACKTAQEGVEKTTGQASEAVSGLGKKIGFKK comes from the exons ATGTCCGGTAAGGGCTTCCAGGATTTTAAACAACATGCAGAAGGGGAGATCCAGGATGCTG CAAATGCGCTGGGAAAGTCTGCACAGCAGGTAGTGAACCAGGCTACAGATGCGGGCCAGAAAG CTATTGATCAGGCTTGCAAGACTGCTCAAGAAGGTGTCGAGAAAACAACTGGACAAGCATCAGAAGCCGTGTCTGGCCTTGGGAAAAAAATTGGATTTAAGAAATGA